A single Kitasatospora kifunensis DNA region contains:
- a CDS encoding ABC transporter substrate-binding protein: MAPPRTTRPRHLRTRALRATALAAAAVVLSGVLTSCGSAPAGSTTAAASTSTDGAFPVTVTNCGSKLTFTKPPTRAVSNDINTTEDMLALGVESHMVGDFGVNSDGPNGKAIPQQYQAAFQQVPTISPSYFTLEPLVGLRPDFLFAGWNYGLHTGTDLTPDGLAKYGIKTLALTESCAHVQSGTSSVSIDDTYQDLTNLGQIFGVRTKAQQLIDSMKTEVAAAQAKTAGQAPLRVFVYDSGQPAPFTAGGLAMPDALIQLGGGTNVFAGLKQSWTSVSWEQVAAADPQCIIINDYGTPSADQKQQFLETSPITKNLTAVKNRCFLTLAYDQLTPGPRNAEAVTAIARWLHPTAFGLPTTGA, encoded by the coding sequence ATGGCCCCGCCCCGCACCACCCGCCCCCGCCACCTACGCACACGCGCCCTGCGGGCAACAGCGCTCGCCGCAGCAGCCGTGGTGCTCAGCGGCGTGCTCACCAGCTGCGGCTCTGCCCCTGCCGGGTCCACCACCGCCGCCGCCTCGACCTCCACCGACGGCGCCTTCCCGGTCACGGTGACCAACTGCGGCAGCAAGCTCACCTTCACCAAGCCGCCCACCAGGGCCGTGTCCAACGACATCAACACCACCGAGGACATGCTCGCCCTGGGCGTGGAATCGCACATGGTCGGCGACTTCGGCGTCAACAGCGACGGCCCCAACGGCAAGGCGATACCCCAGCAGTACCAGGCGGCCTTCCAGCAGGTGCCCACCATCTCGCCGTCCTACTTCACCCTGGAACCGCTGGTCGGCCTCCGTCCGGACTTCCTCTTCGCCGGCTGGAACTACGGACTGCACACCGGCACCGACCTCACGCCCGACGGCCTGGCCAAGTACGGCATCAAGACCCTGGCCCTCACCGAGTCCTGCGCCCACGTCCAGAGCGGGACCAGCTCCGTCAGCATCGACGACACCTACCAGGACCTCACCAACCTCGGCCAGATCTTCGGCGTGCGGACCAAGGCCCAGCAGCTGATCGACTCGATGAAGACCGAGGTGGCGGCGGCACAGGCCAAGACGGCCGGGCAGGCCCCGCTGCGGGTCTTCGTCTACGACAGCGGCCAGCCCGCACCCTTCACCGCCGGCGGCCTCGCGATGCCCGACGCCCTCATCCAACTGGGCGGCGGCACCAACGTCTTCGCCGGTCTCAAGCAGAGCTGGACCTCGGTCTCCTGGGAGCAGGTCGCGGCCGCCGACCCCCAGTGCATCATCATCAACGACTACGGCACCCCCAGCGCCGACCAGAAGCAGCAGTTCCTGGAGACCAGCCCGATCACCAAGAACCTGACCGCGGTCAAGAACCGCTGCTTCCTCACCCTGGCCTACGACCAGCTCACCCCCGGCCCCCGCAACGCCGAGGCCGTCACCGCCATCGCCCGCTGGCTCCACCCCACCGCCTTCGGCCTGCCCACCACCGGCGCATGA
- a CDS encoding ArsR/SmtB family transcription factor, which produces MATHPAPGDQQDEPHAEPHPELQAASELLRALAAPVRLGIVRELAGGHRRVHELVDALGVSQPLVSQHLRVLRTSRIVTAHRRSREIEYSLTDEHIAHIVLDAIRHAGEA; this is translated from the coding sequence ATGGCAACCCACCCCGCCCCCGGCGACCAGCAGGACGAGCCCCACGCTGAGCCCCACCCCGAGCTGCAGGCCGCCAGCGAGCTGCTGCGCGCCCTGGCCGCCCCCGTCCGGCTGGGCATCGTGCGCGAACTCGCCGGTGGGCACCGGCGGGTGCACGAACTCGTGGACGCGCTGGGAGTGAGCCAGCCGCTGGTCTCCCAGCACCTTCGAGTCCTGCGCACCTCACGCATCGTCACCGCCCACCGAAGATCCCGCGAGATCGAGTACTCGCTCACCGACGAGCACATCGCCCACATCGTGCTGGACGCGATCCGGCACGCCGGCGAGGCGTGA
- a CDS encoding FecCD family ABC transporter permease: protein MRPHDRIPPPPQGPPRDAATDDPPPVRGGRSRRLPLLPVLAACTALLVTVVTLAVGTGSVSLGPAAVWQVITDHLTGHPNASVADAIVWQIRLPRVLLAAVIGAALTTAGTVVQVQVRNALADPFLLGISSGASVGASAVLLFGAFASLGAWAVSFGSVLGSLGAMLAVLLLAGQGQRGQGRQLAPTRLILCGVVLSALFESLTSFLIFRGNPQATQSVLFWLMGSFGQATWTQLPIPALVLTAAVIVLLAQSRSLNALAMGAEAAASLGVDVQRLRRNLFLVTSLIAGVSVAVSGVIGFVGLVVPHIVRLLVGSDHRRSLPVGVLFGASFMVLGDLLARTVVAPQEMPMGVITAFVGAPVLIVLIRRRPYLYGATR from the coding sequence ATGCGCCCGCACGACCGCATACCGCCACCGCCCCAAGGCCCGCCTCGCGACGCGGCAACGGATGACCCGCCGCCGGTCCGCGGTGGCCGGAGCCGACGGCTCCCGCTGCTTCCCGTACTGGCCGCGTGCACGGCCCTGCTGGTCACGGTGGTGACCCTGGCGGTGGGCACAGGCTCGGTGTCGTTGGGCCCGGCAGCCGTATGGCAGGTGATCACCGATCACCTGACGGGACATCCGAACGCCTCGGTCGCCGACGCCATCGTCTGGCAGATCCGGCTGCCCCGGGTGCTGCTGGCCGCGGTGATCGGCGCGGCGCTGACGACCGCGGGCACGGTGGTGCAGGTCCAGGTGCGCAACGCGTTGGCCGATCCGTTCCTGCTGGGCATCTCCTCGGGCGCCAGCGTCGGGGCGAGTGCGGTGCTGCTGTTCGGCGCCTTCGCCTCGCTCGGCGCGTGGGCGGTCTCGTTCGGCAGTGTGCTCGGCTCGCTGGGGGCCATGCTGGCGGTGCTGCTCCTGGCCGGTCAGGGGCAGCGCGGCCAGGGGCGGCAGTTGGCCCCCACCCGGCTGATCCTGTGCGGCGTGGTGCTGTCGGCCCTCTTCGAGTCGCTGACCAGCTTCCTGATCTTCCGGGGGAATCCGCAGGCCACCCAGTCCGTCCTGTTCTGGCTGATGGGCTCCTTCGGCCAGGCGACCTGGACCCAACTACCCATCCCGGCTCTCGTGCTGACCGCCGCGGTGATCGTCCTGCTGGCCCAGTCCCGCTCCCTCAACGCCCTGGCCATGGGCGCCGAGGCGGCCGCCTCGCTCGGCGTGGACGTCCAGCGGCTGCGCCGCAACCTGTTCCTGGTCACCTCGCTGATCGCGGGGGTGTCGGTAGCGGTCAGCGGGGTGATCGGGTTCGTGGGGCTGGTGGTCCCGCACATCGTCCGGTTGCTGGTGGGCTCCGACCACCGGCGCTCGCTCCCCGTGGGAGTGCTGTTCGGCGCCTCGTTCATGGTCCTGGGCGACCTGCTGGCCCGCACCGTCGTCGCTCCCCAGGAGATGCCCATGGGCGTCATCACCGCTTTCGTCGGCGCGCCCGTGCTGATCGTGCTGATCCGGCGCCGCCCCTACCTGTACGGAGCCACCCGGTGA
- a CDS encoding TROVE domain-containing protein: MSRFNTRTTKASATSPVTTTGRGTTNHQGGTGFLRDSRSELFLLAVTNMVGQDTFYEQADQRDDRYQQLVRQLAVEDPEWTARLLAWLRGDGNLRTAAIVGAAEFVKARLDADVDSTAATEHLRGINRNVIASVLQRPDEPGEFVAYWTSRYGRNLPKPVKRGIADAVQRLYNGKALLKYDTAGKGYRFGDILNLVHASPAADKPWQGDLFKYALDRRHHPDAAVPPVSNRTLTAHRALMAVPVEERRAIVTGEGGAERLAAAAVTWEQLAGWLQGPMDAQAWEAVIPSMGYTALLRNLRNFDQAGVPDEVAEQIATRLADPEQVAKSRQLPMRFYSAFNAAPSLRWAWALERALTASLANIPALDGRTLILVDTSGSMESGFSKDGTLMRWDAAALFGIALGYRCAQADVVSFSAANRWQDRQFELVKAFPLNRGGSVLAEVKRWKEGGWFLGGGTDTAGALRATFAGHDRVVIVTDEQAMAGSDVDQAVPASVPMYTWNLAGYRTGHAPSGARHRHTFGGLTDQAFRMIPLLEAGSNAGWPWERERDAK; this comes from the coding sequence ATGTCCAGGTTCAACACCCGTACCACCAAGGCATCCGCGACCTCGCCCGTCACCACCACCGGACGCGGCACGACCAACCACCAGGGCGGTACCGGCTTCCTGCGTGACTCCAGGTCCGAGCTCTTCCTGCTCGCCGTCACCAACATGGTCGGCCAGGACACCTTCTACGAGCAGGCCGACCAGCGGGACGACCGCTACCAGCAGCTCGTCCGGCAACTCGCCGTCGAGGACCCCGAGTGGACCGCGCGGCTGCTCGCCTGGCTGCGCGGCGACGGCAACCTGCGGACCGCGGCGATCGTCGGCGCGGCAGAATTCGTGAAGGCCCGACTAGACGCCGACGTGGACAGCACCGCGGCGACCGAGCACCTCCGGGGCATCAACCGCAACGTCATCGCGTCCGTGCTGCAACGCCCGGACGAGCCCGGCGAGTTCGTCGCCTACTGGACGTCCCGCTACGGCCGCAACCTGCCCAAGCCCGTCAAGCGCGGAATCGCCGACGCCGTGCAGCGGCTCTACAACGGCAAGGCCCTTCTCAAGTACGACACCGCCGGCAAGGGCTACCGGTTCGGCGACATCCTCAACCTCGTCCACGCCTCGCCGGCCGCCGACAAGCCGTGGCAGGGCGACCTGTTCAAGTACGCGCTCGACCGCCGACACCACCCCGACGCAGCGGTACCACCGGTCTCCAACCGGACCCTCACCGCCCACCGGGCCCTGATGGCCGTTCCCGTCGAGGAACGGCGAGCGATCGTCACGGGCGAGGGTGGAGCCGAGCGCCTGGCTGCGGCCGCAGTGACGTGGGAACAGCTGGCCGGCTGGCTGCAGGGGCCGATGGACGCGCAGGCGTGGGAGGCCGTCATCCCGTCCATGGGTTACACCGCGCTGCTGCGGAACCTGCGCAACTTCGACCAGGCCGGCGTGCCCGACGAGGTCGCGGAGCAGATCGCCACGAGGCTCGCCGACCCCGAGCAGGTCGCCAAGTCCCGGCAGCTGCCGATGCGCTTCTACTCGGCGTTCAACGCGGCGCCGTCGCTGCGCTGGGCTTGGGCGCTGGAGCGGGCGTTGACGGCGTCCCTGGCCAACATCCCCGCCCTGGACGGGCGCACGCTGATCCTGGTGGACACCAGCGGCTCGATGGAGTCCGGGTTCTCGAAGGACGGCACGCTGATGCGCTGGGACGCCGCCGCGCTGTTCGGGATCGCGCTCGGCTACCGGTGCGCTCAGGCCGACGTCGTCTCCTTCTCCGCCGCGAACCGGTGGCAGGACCGGCAGTTCGAGCTGGTGAAGGCGTTCCCGCTGAACCGTGGCGGATCCGTCCTGGCGGAGGTGAAGCGCTGGAAGGAGGGCGGCTGGTTCCTGGGCGGCGGCACGGACACGGCCGGGGCTCTGCGGGCGACCTTCGCCGGGCACGACCGGGTGGTGATCGTGACCGACGAGCAGGCCATGGCGGGCAGCGATGTCGACCAGGCGGTACCGGCCTCCGTGCCGATGTACACCTGGAACCTCGCCGGCTACCGGACCGGCCACGCGCCGTCCGGGGCCCGGCACCGGCACACCTTCGGTGGCCTGACCGACCAGGCTTTCCGTATGATCCCGCTGCTCGAGGCGGGCAGCAACGCCGGCTGGCCGTGGGAGCGGGAGCGGGACGCGAAGTAG
- a CDS encoding HoxN/HupN/NixA family nickel/cobalt transporter, whose translation MSALTAKTRSIVDALHPAEWGRLGLMTLVILALNGFGWGIFVLTVLPHHFHYDGLGVGLGVAVTAWTLGARHAFDADHISAIDNSTRKLMADGKRPLASGFFFALGHSTVVVAVGVGITIAAKAVFGAMVDPNSTYETLGGMLGTLTSAGFLYLIAALNLVVLVGIGKVFRDMRRGTFDEEELERQLQARGLMYRFFGKFMRSINHTWQLFFVGMVFGIGFDTATEVVLLAATAYAATSGLPFYAVLALPLLFSGGMILFDTLDGCFMNFAYGWAFARPVRKVYYNLVITGLSIAAAFLIGTIEMLGVLTSELHLHGAFWDFMANFDINKAGFVIAGLFAATWIVALLFWRYGNVEARWQKGLAAGATADDAADTNTADTNAADSDATGTDTPATEQPQTAG comes from the coding sequence GTGTCAGCCCTGACAGCCAAGACCCGATCGATCGTAGACGCCCTGCACCCCGCCGAGTGGGGCCGACTCGGCTTGATGACCCTGGTCATCCTGGCCCTGAACGGCTTCGGCTGGGGCATCTTCGTCCTCACGGTGCTCCCCCACCACTTCCACTACGACGGACTGGGCGTCGGTCTCGGCGTCGCCGTCACCGCCTGGACCCTCGGCGCCCGGCACGCCTTCGACGCCGACCACATCTCCGCGATCGACAACTCCACCCGCAAGCTCATGGCGGACGGCAAGAGGCCGCTGGCCAGCGGTTTCTTCTTCGCCCTCGGCCACTCCACGGTCGTCGTCGCCGTGGGCGTCGGCATCACCATCGCCGCCAAGGCCGTCTTCGGCGCCATGGTCGATCCCAACTCGACCTACGAGACCCTGGGCGGGATGCTCGGCACCCTGACCTCGGCCGGCTTCCTCTACCTGATCGCCGCGCTGAACCTGGTGGTCCTGGTCGGCATCGGCAAGGTCTTCCGCGACATGCGGCGCGGCACCTTCGACGAGGAGGAGCTGGAGCGCCAGCTCCAGGCGCGCGGTCTGATGTACCGCTTCTTCGGCAAGTTCATGCGCTCGATCAACCACACCTGGCAGTTGTTCTTCGTCGGCATGGTCTTCGGCATCGGCTTCGACACCGCCACCGAGGTCGTCCTGCTGGCCGCCACCGCCTACGCCGCCACCTCCGGGCTGCCCTTCTACGCCGTCCTCGCGCTGCCCCTGCTCTTCTCCGGTGGCATGATCCTCTTCGACACCCTCGACGGCTGCTTCATGAACTTCGCCTACGGCTGGGCCTTCGCCCGTCCCGTCCGCAAGGTGTACTACAACCTGGTCATCACCGGCCTGTCCATCGCCGCCGCCTTCCTGATCGGCACCATCGAGATGCTGGGCGTACTGACCAGCGAGCTGCACCTGCACGGCGCCTTCTGGGACTTCATGGCCAACTTCGACATCAACAAGGCCGGCTTCGTCATCGCCGGTCTCTTCGCCGCCACCTGGATCGTCGCCCTGCTCTTCTGGCGCTACGGCAACGTCGAGGCCCGCTGGCAGAAGGGCCTGGCCGCCGGCGCGACCGCCGACGACGCGGCCGACACCAACACAGCCGACACCAACGCAGCCGACAGCGACGCAACCGGCACCGACACGCCCGCCACCGAGCAGCCGCAGACGGCCGGCTGA
- a CDS encoding restriction endonuclease: MTSRRPARRTGRTGRTKNDDFGALVAGVLALLLITFMLLLTTLHAAENHPAIAVLIGAGLVGLLVLLARRRLEQRRHRQQAAWREQQIQATRSYEIAPYHHMNSREFEHALAYLCRRDGCRDVQVIGGAGDLAADVIATAPDGRRIVIQAKRFGPNTTVGSGDVQKVNGTYRDVHGGHLAAIVTTSRFTKPAAELAHRVGIRTFDANALAGWASRTGPAPWH, translated from the coding sequence GTGACATCGCGCCGACCCGCACGCCGAACCGGACGAACCGGACGAACCAAGAACGACGACTTCGGCGCCCTCGTCGCCGGCGTGCTGGCCCTGCTCCTCATCACGTTCATGCTCCTGCTGACCACCCTGCACGCGGCCGAGAACCATCCCGCGATCGCCGTCCTGATCGGCGCCGGCCTGGTAGGCCTCCTCGTGCTGCTCGCGCGCCGCCGCCTCGAACAGCGCCGACACCGGCAGCAAGCCGCCTGGCGGGAACAGCAGATCCAGGCGACCCGCTCCTACGAGATCGCGCCCTATCACCACATGAACTCCCGCGAGTTCGAGCACGCCCTCGCCTACCTGTGCCGGCGGGACGGCTGCCGGGACGTCCAAGTCATCGGCGGAGCGGGCGACCTGGCCGCGGACGTGATCGCGACCGCACCGGACGGCCGCAGGATCGTGATCCAGGCGAAGCGGTTCGGCCCGAACACCACCGTCGGCTCCGGCGACGTCCAGAAGGTCAACGGCACCTACCGGGACGTCCACGGCGGCCACCTGGCGGCGATCGTCACCACCTCGCGGTTCACGAAGCCGGCCGCCGAACTCGCCCACCGGGTCGGGATCCGCACCTTCGATGCCAACGCCCTCGCCGGCTGGGCCTCGCGCACCGGCCCCGCGCCCTGGCACTGA
- a CDS encoding (2Fe-2S) ferredoxin domain-containing protein → MTMNAPDPRTPLPPATVDVVLCRGCCCGSPAKHPDVDHEAQLSQLAAAADDLAHVRLRTTDCLGPCERANVVVIRSHARQSDGRRTRPLWLGNLTTTEDTAALCDWLRQPAAEDGPASLPARLKALRIPAPGPDVPLPRPR, encoded by the coding sequence ATGACCATGAACGCCCCGGACCCCCGCACCCCGCTGCCGCCCGCGACCGTGGACGTCGTGCTCTGCCGAGGCTGCTGCTGCGGAAGCCCCGCCAAACACCCCGACGTCGACCACGAAGCCCAGCTGTCCCAACTCGCCGCAGCAGCCGACGACCTGGCCCACGTCAGACTGCGCACCACCGACTGCCTGGGACCGTGCGAACGGGCCAACGTGGTCGTCATCCGCAGCCACGCGCGCCAGTCCGACGGACGGCGAACCCGCCCCCTGTGGCTCGGCAACCTGACCACCACGGAGGACACCGCCGCGCTGTGCGACTGGCTCCGTCAGCCCGCCGCCGAGGACGGACCAGCCTCGCTCCCCGCGCGTCTGAAGGCGCTACGAATCCCAGCCCCCGGCCCCGACGTCCCGCTGCCGCGCCCACGCTGA
- a CDS encoding ABC transporter ATP-binding protein — MSLELVGLCVDVAGRRVVTDVDLTVPDGHVVGLLGPNGSGKSTLLKTLYRVNRPSAGRVLVDGTDLLALPPRQAARRIAVIAQESSVEFDFTVLEMVLIGRTPHKRVFDRDDHTDLAAARHAIDRVGCAHLADRSFNTLSGGEKQRVLIARAIAQDADHLILDEPTNHLDIRYQVEVLELVAGLGVTVLAALHDLSLAALFCDSVHLLAQGRLIAGGPPAQVITTDLVRRAYGAEVLIVDHPETGTPHLIPRRARR, encoded by the coding sequence GTGAGCCTGGAACTGGTCGGACTCTGCGTGGACGTCGCGGGCCGACGCGTCGTCACCGACGTGGACCTCACCGTCCCCGACGGGCACGTGGTGGGCCTGCTCGGACCCAACGGCAGCGGGAAGTCCACGCTCCTCAAGACGCTCTACCGGGTCAACCGCCCCTCGGCTGGACGGGTACTGGTCGACGGCACCGACCTGCTGGCGCTGCCGCCCCGCCAGGCCGCCCGGCGGATCGCCGTGATCGCCCAGGAGAGCAGCGTCGAATTCGACTTCACCGTCCTGGAGATGGTGCTGATCGGCCGCACACCCCACAAGCGCGTCTTCGACCGCGACGACCACACCGACCTGGCCGCGGCGCGGCACGCCATCGATCGGGTCGGCTGCGCGCACCTGGCCGACCGCAGCTTCAACACCCTCTCCGGCGGCGAGAAGCAGCGGGTCCTGATCGCCCGCGCCATCGCCCAGGACGCGGACCACCTGATCCTGGACGAGCCCACCAACCACCTCGACATCCGCTACCAGGTGGAGGTGCTGGAACTCGTCGCCGGACTCGGTGTCACCGTGCTGGCCGCGCTGCACGACCTGAGCCTGGCCGCGCTCTTCTGCGACAGCGTCCACCTGCTGGCCCAGGGCCGGCTCATCGCCGGCGGCCCGCCCGCCCAGGTGATCACCACGGACCTGGTGCGGCGCGCGTACGGCGCCGAGGTGCTGATCGTCGACCACCCCGAGACCGGCACGCCCCACCTCATCCCGCGCCGCGCCCGCCGCTAG